The sequence below is a genomic window from bacterium 336/3.
AAGCCTCTTGTAGTTCTTCTAAAGCAATATCTCGTATGCCAAATACAACATGATGTTCTTGAGCATCTTTCTTTTCTGTAACAGAGGCGTGTTTGGCTTGCTCAACCAATTTATTTTGTAGGCTTGTAGTACTTGGAATAGTAAAAGTACTTTTAAAATCCTCTTTTTTAGTCTCAGTGCTTAATTGCTCAGGGCTTTTTTTTTTACTTCTTCCGAGATAGCTTGTGGAGGGATTTTAGCTAACTCAATAGCTTGTTGTAAATGAGCAATTTTCATCAAGCTAATCTCTACAAGCAATTTTGAATTTTTGCTACTTTTATACTGAATATCAACTTGCTGGAGGCTGTTCATGGCAGAAATAAGCCAAGAAAGAGAAACTTTTGAAGCTTGTTCAGCGTAGCGTTTTTTTACTTCATCAGCAGTTTCAAGAAGTTGAAGGGTAATAGTGTCTTTACTAACAAGTAAATTACGCCAATGTTCACTCAAACCCACTACAAACAAGTGTCCATCAAAGCCTTTTTTCAAGATTTCATCAAATAAAAGCAATGATTGACTCAAATTGCTGTTAATGAGCTCATCTGTAATTTTAAAATAATAATCGTAATCTAAAATATGCAAATTTTCAATCGTCTTTTGATAATTAATAGTGTTATCAGAAGAGAATGTAACGATTAAATCGAACATTGAAAGAGCATCACGTAAACCTCCATCAGCTTTTTGTGCAATCAGATGCAGAGCTTGTGGCTCTGCTTTGATGTTTTCTTTTTGAGCAATACCAGCCAGATGTCCAGCAATATCCTGAATACGAATTCTATTGAAATCAAAAATCTGGCAACGAGAAAGAATCGTAGGGATGATTTTATGCTTTTCGGTAGTTGCTAAAATAAAAATAGCATATTTGGGAGGTTCTTCAAGCGTTTTCAGAAATGCGTTGAAAGCCGCATTAGAAAGCATGTGAACCTCATCTATGATGTAGATTTTATATTTTCCGTTTTGAGGTGGGTAGCGAACCTGCTCAACCAAATTGCGAATATCATCCACAGAGTTGTTAGAGGCAGCATCCAATTCATGAATATTGAAAGAAGCATTATTTTGAAATGCGACACATGAATCACATTTGCCACAGGCTTCACCTTCGGGTGTAAGATCTTGACAATTAATGGTTTTTGCTAAAATTCTTGCACAAGTGGTTTTTCCAACACCTCTGGGTCCACAAAATAAAAAGGCTTGTGCTAAATGATTATTCTGAATAGCATTTTTTAAGGTAGTCGTAATATGTTCTTGCCCTACAACTGTATCAAATGTTGCAGGTCTGTATTTACGAGCCGAAACTATAAAATTATCCATATTTTTAAGGCAGCATTTCTACTGCTTTCAATAATTTTTCTTTAGAAAAAGGTTTAACAACATA
It includes:
- a CDS encoding DNA polymerase III subunit gamma/tau (catalyzes the DNA-template-directed extension of the 3'-end of a DNA strand; the tau chain serves as a scaffold to help in the dimerizaton of the alpha,epsilon and theta core complex; the gamma chain seems to interact with the delta and delta' subunits to transfer the beta subunit on the DNA) — encoded protein: MDNFIVSARKYRPATFDTVVGQEHITTTLKNAIQNNHLAQAFLFCGPRGVGKTTCARILAKTINCQDLTPEGEACGKCDSCVAFQNNASFNIHELDAASNNSVDDIRNLVEQVRYPPQNGKYKIYIIDEVHMLSNAAFNAFLKTLEEPPKYAIFILATTEKHKIIPTILSRCQIFDFNRIRIQDIAGHLAGIAQKENIKAEPQALHLIAQKADGGLRDALSMFDLIVTFSSDNTINYQKTIENLHILDYDYYFKITDELINSNLSQSLLLFDEILKKGFDGHLFVVGLSEHWRNLLVSKDTITLQLLETADEVKKRYAEQASKVSLSWLISAMNSLQQVDIQYKSSKNSKLLVEISLMKIAHLQQAIELAKIPPQAISEEVKKKALSN